The following coding sequences are from one Zalophus californianus isolate mZalCal1 chromosome 15, mZalCal1.pri.v2, whole genome shotgun sequence window:
- the LRRC18 gene encoding leucine-rich repeat-containing protein 18, whose protein sequence is MAKGRKGPKGKKITLNVAKNCIKITFDGRKRLDLSKMGITNFPKCILRLNDVDELDLSRNLIRKIPESISKFQNLRWLDLHSNYIDKLPESISQMTTLLYLNVSNNRLTTNGLPVELNQLKNTRTLNLGLNHLDSVPTTLGALKELHEVGLHDNLLTSIPKSISKLPKLKKLNTKRNPFPKAEESDTFIDTIRRLDNLYLVEEKDLCSNCLKKCRQARDKLNKIKTMTTTAPRKAIFSNLVSPNSMAKDSQEDWRIRSTSP, encoded by the coding sequence ATGGCCAAGGGCAGGAAAGGCCCCAAGGGCAAGAAGATCACCCTCAATGTGGCCAAGAATTGTATCAAAATCACATTTGATGGGAGAAAACGCCTTGACTTGAGCAAGATGGGAATTACCAACTTCCCCAAATGTATCCTGAGACTGAATGATGTGGATGAGCTCGACCTTAGCCGGAATCTGATCAGAAAAATCCCTGAATCAATCTCCAAGTTCCAGAACCTGCGGTGGCTGGACCTGCACAGCAATTACATCGACAAGCTTCCTGAGTCCATCAGCCAGATGACTACTCTGCTCTACCTCAATGTCAGCAACAACAGGCTGACCACCAATGGGCTGCCTGTGGAGCTCAATCAGCTCAAGAATACCCGCACCTTGAACCTAGGCTTGAACCATCTGGACAGTGTGCCCACCACACTGGGGGCTCTGAAGGAGCTCCATGAGGTGGGGCTACATGACAACCTGCTGACCAGCATCCCTAAGAGCATCTCCAAGCTCCCCAAGCTCAAAAAGCTCAACACAAAGCGAAATCCCTTTCCCAAGGCAGAGGAGTCAGATACATTCATAGATACCATCAGGAGGCTGGACAACTTATATCTGGTAGAAGAGAAGGATCTGTGCTCGAATTGCCTGAAAAAATGCCGACAGGCCCGGGACAAGCTGAACAAAATCAAGACCATGACCACAACAGCACCGAGAAAGGCCATCTTTTCCAATCTGGTCTCACCTAACTCCATGGCCAAGGATTCCCAGGAAGACTGGAG